In [Clostridium] cellulosi, one genomic interval encodes:
- a CDS encoding Type II secretion system F domain (High confidence in function and specificity): MLVPKYQFKSKDMSGKRYTGTIEAENLDAFYHILSERNQFCVSVREAGGSSKDINLSKKKLKLKELAIFSRQFATMLSSGLTVIKCLDVLYKQTHTKHLKSVILGVYEAVQKGDSLSKAMKAQNGTFPPLFLSMVESGEADGSLDSVMERMADQYEKDSQMKNKVTQALIYPLILSIMIIVVLIFMLTFILPRFSNLFAELGGNLPIPTKILIAISNGIIRHWYIILLVIAGIVLAVHYILKTDSGRLWWDKLKVRMPVAGKLLCIISASRFARTLASLFSSGMPIVQSLEIVSTVIGNKYIEDQVHEVENEVRRGVSLSKAVKKVEVFPPMLASMLGVGEESGNLDEILKKTSAFYDEESAAAIQKLISLIEPIMIIFLAVIVGFIIISIILPVFTLYNTVGGS, from the coding sequence GTGCTTGTGCCTAAATACCAATTTAAATCAAAAGATATGAGCGGAAAACGCTACACCGGAACAATTGAAGCTGAAAACCTTGATGCATTTTACCACATTCTGAGTGAGCGCAATCAATTTTGTGTTTCTGTTCGGGAAGCCGGAGGGTCGTCAAAAGATATAAATCTTTCCAAAAAGAAACTAAAGTTAAAAGAGCTGGCTATCTTTTCACGCCAGTTTGCCACGATGCTCAGTTCCGGCCTTACCGTAATAAAATGTCTGGACGTACTTTATAAGCAGACCCACACAAAACATTTGAAATCGGTTATTCTCGGTGTATATGAGGCGGTTCAGAAAGGCGACTCACTTTCAAAGGCGATGAAAGCACAAAATGGCACATTCCCTCCACTTTTTTTAAGCATGGTTGAATCCGGAGAAGCAGACGGTTCGCTTGACAGTGTAATGGAACGCATGGCTGACCAGTATGAAAAAGACAGCCAGATGAAAAACAAGGTAACACAGGCACTCATTTATCCATTAATACTTTCAATAATGATAATTGTAGTCCTGATATTTATGCTTACTTTCATTTTGCCGCGGTTCTCAAATTTATTTGCTGAACTTGGCGGCAATTTGCCTATTCCGACAAAAATTCTGATTGCTATAAGCAACGGAATTATAAGGCATTGGTACATAATTTTATTAGTCATTGCCGGAATAGTTTTAGCGGTGCATTACATATTAAAAACCGACAGCGGCCGGCTGTGGTGGGACAAGCTAAAGGTAAGGATGCCGGTTGCCGGCAAACTTCTGTGTATCATATCTGCGTCGCGTTTTGCCCGCACACTCGCGTCGCTTTTCAGCAGCGGCATGCCGATTGTCCAGTCTCTGGAAATTGTCAGCACTGTTATCGGAAACAAATATATAGAGGATCAGGTACACGAAGTAGAGAATGAAGTCAGACGCGGCGTATCACTTTCCAAGGCGGTCAAAAAGGTCGAAGTTTTTCCGCCGATGCTCGCCTCAATGCTGGGAGTTGGTGAAGAGAGCGGAAATCTTGATGAGATTTTAAAAAAGACATCAGCATTTTATGACGAGGAATCAGCCGCCGCCATACAAAAGCTGATATCGCTGATAGAACCAATTATGATTATATTTCTGGCTGTTATTGTAGGGTTCATTATAATTTCGATAATTCTTCCTGTTTTTACACTATACAATACCGTCGGTGGCTCGTAA
- a CDS encoding hypothetical protein (Family membership) — protein sequence MNINLSRREKILILTAAITAIVLLGFKFLILPAADEYTINAAKLAESSMDVNTVKIQQADAKGIEEQLKNEYDETNAVASPLLPPIDKPSLNVWLVNIAKGSGLTVNSVEISDPVAANPGVPLSKDGGGKTDNSSTSSEIEYNLKTYAEIAKGTATPSQIANANASSSKPSKSSSEQSNDAEMVTVKLTAAGSYQNVKYFLDAIKDTKKYIVVNSFDFSGKEDNLTINIKLECYGAEKLTDDDTFKWELPAPSGQQDIM from the coding sequence ATGAATATTAACCTGAGCAGGAGAGAAAAGATCTTAATTTTGACAGCGGCCATTACAGCGATAGTCCTATTAGGATTTAAGTTTCTGATTTTGCCTGCGGCGGACGAGTATACCATCAATGCCGCTAAATTGGCAGAATCCAGTATGGATGTAAATACGGTAAAAATTCAGCAGGCCGACGCAAAGGGCATTGAGGAACAACTCAAAAATGAGTATGACGAAACAAATGCTGTGGCCTCACCGCTTCTGCCCCCGATTGACAAACCATCCCTTAACGTATGGCTTGTAAACATCGCGAAAGGCAGCGGCCTTACTGTAAATTCTGTCGAGATATCGGATCCAGTGGCCGCAAATCCCGGCGTTCCCCTTTCTAAAGACGGCGGGGGCAAGACTGACAACTCTTCTACTTCAAGCGAAATAGAATATAATCTCAAAACCTATGCCGAAATTGCAAAAGGCACTGCAACACCGTCCCAAATTGCCAACGCTAATGCCTCATCTTCAAAGCCGTCTAAGTCATCGTCAGAGCAATCAAACGACGCTGAGATGGTGACCGTTAAGTTGACTGCTGCTGGCAGCTATCAAAACGTAAAATACTTTCTGGATGCGATAAAGGACACAAAGAAATATATAGTCGTAAATTCCTTTGATTTCTCTGGGAAAGAAGATAATCTGACAATTAATATAAAGCTTGAATGTTATGGAGCGGAAAAATTAACGGACGACGATACTTTCAAATGGGAGCTGCCCGCTCCGTCAGGACAGCAGGACATTATGTGA
- a CDS encoding glycerate kinase (High confidence in function and specificity), which produces MKKVVIIPDSFKGTMSSKEICDIIGRTVKKYYPDCNIVSVPVADGGEGSVDCFLTAVGGKKVYVDVKGPYFENIRAYYGIIDQDTAVIEMASCAGLPLVEGRENPMKTTTYGVGQMILHAASNGCKKIILGLGGSCTNDGGTGAAAALGVKFFNDKNEEFVPVGGTLKDIAKIDISGKANILDGVSITAMCDIDNVMYGSSGAAFVFAPQKGADEKMVKELDNGLMHLSDVIESDLGVHVSNVPGAGAAGAMGAGMLAFCNAELKMGIQVVLDTVNFDKLIEDADVIFTGEGKIDGQSLRGKVVVGVARRAKKQGIPVVAIVGDIGDDIDGIYDMGVNSIFSINRVALPFEQARKRSKSDLESTVDSLLRFSKLNIGQD; this is translated from the coding sequence ATGAAAAAAGTGGTAATCATTCCTGATTCCTTTAAAGGAACCATGTCTTCAAAAGAAATTTGCGACATTATAGGCAGAACCGTCAAAAAATATTACCCGGACTGCAACATAGTTTCTGTCCCCGTTGCCGATGGCGGGGAGGGCAGCGTTGACTGTTTTTTGACCGCCGTCGGAGGCAAAAAGGTTTATGTTGACGTTAAAGGCCCTTATTTTGAGAATATCAGAGCATATTACGGTATAATAGACCAGGATACCGCCGTTATTGAAATGGCGTCATGCGCAGGGCTTCCTCTTGTCGAGGGCAGAGAAAATCCGATGAAAACTACAACATACGGTGTTGGTCAGATGATACTGCACGCGGCCAGCAACGGCTGCAAAAAAATTATTCTGGGCCTTGGCGGTAGCTGTACTAACGACGGCGGTACAGGAGCAGCGGCAGCACTTGGAGTAAAATTCTTTAATGATAAAAATGAAGAGTTTGTGCCGGTTGGCGGGACTTTAAAGGATATAGCCAAAATAGATATTTCCGGCAAGGCGAACATTCTCGACGGCGTATCAATCACAGCAATGTGTGATATAGATAATGTGATGTATGGGAGCAGCGGGGCGGCATTCGTCTTTGCACCGCAGAAGGGCGCAGATGAGAAAATGGTAAAGGAACTTGATAACGGCCTTATGCACCTTTCCGATGTAATTGAATCCGATTTAGGGGTTCATGTTTCGAATGTTCCCGGAGCCGGCGCGGCTGGGGCCATGGGCGCCGGTATGCTTGCTTTTTGCAACGCTGAGCTGAAAATGGGTATACAGGTCGTGCTTGACACAGTGAACTTTGATAAGCTTATCGAGGATGCTGACGTTATTTTCACCGGTGAAGGGAAGATAGACGGTCAGAGCCTTAGGGGCAAAGTTGTTGTAGGCGTGGCGAGAAGGGCAAAGAAACAGGGAATCCCGGTTGTTGCGATAGTCGGCGATATCGGTGACGATATTGACGGTATTTATGATATGGGTGTAAATTCGATATTCAGTATAAACAGGGTGGCGCTCCCGTTTGAACAGGCAAGAAAAAGGAGCAAGTCTGACCTTGAGTCAACTGTTGATTCACTTCTCAGGTTTTCAAAATTAAATATAGGACAGGATTGA
- a CDS encoding hypothetical protein (Family membership) produces MRRDINFFSVYRMPQSEGESRTFNKVAVILLVASLAVVLAVFGGIKILNLRAVSADNANQSYLKSSEILEFKKQIQNAKTKLSAISSYKQAAQRVSEGFDSLPQPDSELLAFIASKLPEDTSADAMSYSEGTLTIQCSSNDSLSAAKFAHALEESGRFSSVNYSKIFKSNENSRFTFSVMISLKGDSEK; encoded by the coding sequence ATGCGAAGAGACATTAATTTCTTTTCGGTTTACCGCATGCCACAGTCTGAGGGTGAGTCGAGAACTTTCAATAAAGTTGCAGTTATTCTCCTTGTCGCAAGCCTTGCCGTGGTACTTGCTGTTTTCGGCGGTATAAAGATATTAAACTTAAGGGCAGTATCTGCGGATAATGCAAATCAAAGTTATCTTAAAAGCAGCGAAATTTTAGAATTCAAAAAACAAATTCAAAATGCAAAAACAAAGTTATCGGCTATAAGTTCATATAAGCAGGCAGCGCAGCGCGTTTCAGAAGGTTTTGACTCTTTGCCACAACCCGACTCGGAACTGCTGGCCTTCATAGCGTCTAAGCTGCCCGAAGATACATCAGCAGATGCCATGAGCTATAGCGAGGGTACTCTTACGATACAGTGTTCCTCCAATGACAGCCTGTCCGCAGCGAAGTTTGCACATGCGCTTGAAGAAAGCGGCAGATTCAGCAGCGTGAACTATTCCAAGATTTTTAAGTCTAATGAAAACAGCCGCTTTACTTTTTCCGTCATGATATCTCTCAAAGGGGACTCAGAGAAATGA
- a CDS encoding polysaccharide deacetylase (High confidence in function and specificity): MKVIIVKKKSLIAGALIICFAIVFIAAVTRLIPAAAEAVAAQSRKLPIYSVDKNEKVVSLTFDAAWGNEDTQTLIDILNKYKVHATFFVVGQWVDKYPESVKALSDAGNEVMNHSNTHPHMPNLSRAEMINQINACDEKIEKITGKRPILFRAPFGDYNNALIETVSEINHYCIQWDVDSLDWRGYDAETIKNRVLKNVRPGSIVLFHNAALHTPEALPGIIESLQQQGYKIVPVSELIYKDNYTIDVAGRQHSNNAPSSGAPSSRPIPVKPTTYPY, from the coding sequence ATGAAGGTAATTATAGTAAAAAAGAAGTCGCTTATAGCGGGAGCTCTTATTATCTGTTTTGCCATAGTCTTCATTGCGGCGGTCACAAGACTTATACCAGCGGCCGCTGAAGCGGTGGCAGCACAGTCCAGAAAACTCCCCATCTACAGTGTTGACAAAAATGAAAAAGTGGTAAGCCTCACCTTCGACGCGGCGTGGGGTAATGAGGATACGCAAACACTTATTGATATCCTAAATAAGTACAAGGTACACGCTACCTTCTTCGTTGTGGGCCAATGGGTGGATAAATACCCCGAGTCTGTAAAAGCGCTGTCAGACGCCGGCAACGAGGTTATGAACCATTCCAATACCCATCCCCATATGCCGAACCTGTCGCGCGCCGAAATGATTAATCAGATCAATGCATGCGATGAAAAGATTGAAAAAATCACCGGAAAACGCCCCATCTTATTCAGGGCGCCCTTCGGTGACTATAACAACGCGCTCATTGAAACAGTGAGCGAAATTAACCACTATTGTATACAATGGGACGTGGACAGCTTGGACTGGCGTGGTTATGACGCAGAGACTATCAAAAACCGCGTACTTAAAAATGTCCGTCCCGGTTCAATTGTTCTGTTCCACAATGCCGCCCTGCATACGCCGGAAGCGCTGCCCGGCATAATCGAGAGCCTCCAACAGCAGGGGTACAAAATCGTCCCGGTATCGGAGCTCATTTATAAGGATAATTATACGATAGACGTAGCCGGCAGGCAGCACAGCAACAATGCCCCATCAAGCGGGGCGCCGTCCAGCCGCCCGATACCGGTCAAGCCAACGACATATCCGTATTAA
- a CDS encoding hypothetical protein (High confidence in function and specificity): MLIAIDVNGDSVYIAEGSATPGSVEVNNCYEIVLPEGTVEDGVIKNQSALKAKISRLMSAHSFKVMSAVATFISSGAISKRLTLPPGKRSEIAGMVRNQMSQAVGDPSEYLFDYTYITPPQSKTAPVEVWAYAVERETVESFHSMFRSARLRPSALDIHPNSIQKLLRGACVNGRELKGRSTLFAEIERDYIEIHLFNGDERAFSRIAPVSASEFLMIADSLGYGRQNDVSNMETEFDNGAENSINQNAGGISYGLLDVTPQMLERDTILAEAVRQYTGRIADELQKMIQFQLMRDSTMPVSCVYLYGGLAGIKGIDMCIAQNITCPAEVVKSISKVKINDNRMLYKYLNAMGALIRLK; the protein is encoded by the coding sequence ATGCTCATAGCCATAGATGTGAACGGAGACAGTGTATATATCGCCGAAGGCAGCGCTACGCCGGGCAGTGTCGAGGTAAATAACTGCTACGAAATCGTACTGCCTGAAGGGACGGTAGAAGACGGCGTTATCAAAAACCAATCTGCCCTAAAGGCAAAAATAAGCAGGCTGATGAGCGCTCACAGCTTTAAGGTAATGTCTGCTGTAGCCACATTTATAAGCAGCGGGGCTATTTCAAAAAGACTTACCCTGCCTCCCGGGAAACGCTCTGAAATTGCAGGTATGGTGAGGAATCAGATGTCCCAAGCGGTCGGCGACCCTTCCGAATATTTATTTGATTATACATATATAACCCCTCCCCAGAGCAAGACAGCTCCTGTAGAAGTATGGGCCTACGCAGTCGAAAGGGAAACAGTTGAGAGCTTTCATTCCATGTTTAGAAGTGCACGGCTGAGGCCGTCGGCGCTTGATATTCATCCCAACTCCATTCAGAAGCTGCTTAGAGGTGCTTGCGTAAACGGAAGAGAATTGAAGGGGCGGTCCACCCTTTTTGCGGAAATTGAACGCGATTATATTGAGATACACCTTTTTAACGGTGATGAGCGCGCATTTTCCCGGATTGCACCGGTGTCGGCGAGTGAATTTCTGATGATTGCCGACAGCCTTGGCTATGGAAGGCAAAACGACGTAAGCAATATGGAAACAGAGTTTGACAATGGGGCGGAAAACAGCATTAATCAGAACGCCGGAGGCATTTCATACGGGCTGCTTGACGTCACTCCGCAGATGCTTGAGCGTGACACCATTCTCGCAGAGGCGGTAAGGCAGTACACAGGCCGGATTGCAGATGAACTGCAAAAGATGATTCAGTTCCAGCTGATGAGGGACTCAACCATGCCTGTTTCCTGCGTATATCTTTATGGCGGGCTTGCTGGAATAAAAGGGATTGATATGTGTATCGCCCAAAACATCACCTGCCCGGCGGAAGTTGTCAAAAGTATTTCCAAGGTAAAAATCAACGATAATAGAATGCTTTATAAATATCTTAACGCCATGGGTGCCTTGATAAGGCTCAAATAG